One window of Phalacrocorax carbo chromosome 1, bPhaCar2.1, whole genome shotgun sequence genomic DNA carries:
- the PRPS2 gene encoding ribose-phosphate pyrophosphokinase 2 isoform X3 has translation MELLIMINACKIASSSRVTAVIPCFPYARQDKKDKKGSVERWSRAPISAKLVANMLSVAGADHIITMDLHASQIQGFFDIPVDNLYAEPAVLQWIKENILEWKNCIIVSPDAGGAKRVTSIADRLNVEFALIHKERKKANEVDRMVLVGDVKDRVAILVDDMADTCGTICHAADKLVSAGATKVYAILTHGIFSGPAISRINNASFEAVVVTNTIPQEEKMKHCPKIQFIDISMILAEAIRRTHNGESVSYLFSHVPL, from the exons ATGGAACTGCTCATCATGATCAATGCTTGCAAGATTGCATCATCCTCCAGAGTGACTGCCGTAATTCCATGTTTTCCATATGCCAGGCAAGATAAGAAGGACAAG AAGGGGTCCGTGGAGCGTTGG AGTCGTGCTCCAATCTCTGCAAAACTTGTTGCCAACATGCTGTCAGTTGCAGGGGCTGACCACATCATCACCATGGACTTGCATGCTTCTCAGATCCAG GGTTTCTTTGACATTCCAGTAGATAACTTGTATGCAgaacctgcagtgctgcagtggATTAAAGAGAACATTTTGGAGTGGAAAAACTGTATCATAGTCTCACCTGATGCAGGTGGTGCAAAAAG GGTTACTTCAATTGCTGACAGACTGAATGTGGAATTTGCTCTCATTcataaggaaagaaagaaggcaaatgAAGTGGACAGAATGGTCTTGGTTGGTGACGTGAAAGACAGAGTAGCAATTCTTGTCGATGATATGGCTGACACATGTGGCACAATATGTCATGCAGCAGACAA GTTAGTATCTGCTGGAGCTACTAAAGTTTATGCCATTCTTACTCATGGCATCTTTTCTGGTCCTGCTATTTCTCGGATTAATAATGCATCGTTTGAGGCTGTTGTGGTAACTAACACAATCCcccaagaagagaaaatgaaacactgCCCCAAAATTCAG TTTATTGACATTTCCATGATCCTGGCTGAGGCAATTCGAAGAACGCACAATGGTGAATCCGTGTCTTACCTGTTCAGTCACGTCCCCTTGTAA